One Ruegeria sp. SCSIO 43209 genomic window carries:
- a CDS encoding DUF2933 domain-containing protein encodes MTQSNFDETRATQETTERVSSDVTAEAPKTEDQTANGAKRNWLPVVIAIALGAAVLGWEYRETLYPLLSSPLLFLLVCVGMHFLMHRGHGKH; translated from the coding sequence ATGACCCAATCAAATTTCGACGAAACCCGCGCCACACAGGAGACGACCGAAAGGGTCAGCTCTGACGTAACGGCCGAAGCGCCCAAAACCGAAGATCAGACGGCCAACGGTGCCAAGCGTAATTGGCTCCCGGTTGTCATTGCGATCGCGTTGGGCGCCGCTGTTCTGGGCTGGGAATACCGCGAGACACTCTATCCTTTGCTCAGTTCTCCGTTGCTGTTCTTGCTGGTCTGCGTGGGCATGCATTTCTTAATGCATCGCGGCCACGGCAAACACTGA
- a CDS encoding lysylphosphatidylglycerol synthase domain-containing protein — protein MRTFLKRWLLPIFGSALALYLVFALYGSLDFALFLQGLRGANMFWIAILAATILLEQLMSGWKWRQILFDVKPVGTLRLTGALLAGYGANVLVPLGISPLVRAWLVARLDRLKMATVLATAIIARFLDGVVFALFAGAVAAAGQIPQIEGDLRLGLSVAGLLNLMLFGSLLWVLFRFRASLLSEDPLVCRLFDWAAARIGADGAYLRTALGEGIVWPQARARRVAAIAAAIAGKLVATTHFLWAGLAVGVVLSAWDYLFLMVFAGFAMVLGRFVRIPASFVFGAGFALKVLGVPDETALLMILFNYVLTILLVVGIGLTVLWQSGIDIRRARAEAEAANGKA, from the coding sequence ATGCGGACCTTCCTGAAACGGTGGCTGCTGCCGATATTCGGCTCCGCCCTGGCGCTCTATCTGGTGTTTGCGCTCTACGGCAGCCTCGATTTTGCGCTGTTTCTGCAGGGCCTGCGCGGAGCCAACATGTTCTGGATCGCGATTCTTGCCGCCACCATCCTGCTGGAGCAGCTGATGAGCGGCTGGAAGTGGCGGCAGATCCTGTTCGACGTGAAACCCGTCGGCACCCTGCGGCTGACGGGGGCGCTACTGGCAGGTTATGGCGCAAATGTCCTTGTCCCGCTCGGCATCAGCCCGCTGGTCCGGGCCTGGCTGGTTGCCCGGCTCGACCGCTTGAAGATGGCGACCGTGCTTGCAACCGCGATCATCGCCCGGTTCCTCGACGGCGTCGTTTTCGCCCTTTTTGCCGGAGCGGTGGCCGCCGCCGGCCAGATTCCACAGATCGAGGGTGACCTGCGGCTGGGATTGAGCGTTGCGGGCCTGTTGAACCTGATGCTTTTCGGCAGCCTGCTTTGGGTTCTGTTCCGGTTCCGCGCGTCACTTCTGAGCGAGGACCCTCTGGTCTGCCGACTCTTCGACTGGGCTGCCGCCCGCATCGGGGCCGATGGCGCGTATCTGCGCACCGCGCTCGGTGAAGGGATCGTCTGGCCACAGGCACGGGCCCGCCGCGTCGCCGCCATTGCCGCAGCCATTGCGGGTAAGCTGGTGGCGACAACCCATTTCCTGTGGGCCGGGCTGGCGGTTGGCGTGGTGCTGAGCGCGTGGGATTACCTGTTCCTGATGGTGTTTGCCGGGTTCGCCATGGTTCTGGGTCGTTTCGTGCGCATCCCGGCGAGCTTTGTCTTTGGGGCGGGGTTCGCGCTCAAGGTGCTTGGCGTTCCGGACGAAACCGCCCTTCTGATGATCCTGTTCAACTATGTGCTGACGATCCTTCTGGTGGTCGGGATCGGCCTGACGGTGTTGTGGCAGAGCGGCATCGACATCCGCCGCGCCCGGGCGGAGGCAGAGGCGGCGAATGGCAAGGCGTAA
- the petA gene encoding ubiquinol-cytochrome c reductase iron-sulfur subunit, which yields MSEFSERQAPSEPETRRDFLYFVTGGAAIVATGAAVWPLVNSMNPSADISAQAVVDIDLEGVGPGTRITVKWKGKPIFIDHRTKERIALAIAEDDAPMIDPQPDAERVQRPEWLVVIGVCTHLGCIPLGQGGSEPTGDWDGWFCPCHGSHYDTSGRIRKGPAPRNLDLPPYEFVTDTRVKIG from the coding sequence ATGTCTGAATTTTCTGAAAGACAGGCACCTTCAGAGCCTGAAACTCGGCGCGATTTCTTATACTTCGTCACCGGCGGTGCCGCCATCGTGGCCACGGGCGCGGCGGTCTGGCCACTTGTTAACAGCATGAACCCCAGTGCAGACATCTCCGCCCAAGCCGTTGTCGACATAGATCTTGAAGGTGTCGGACCAGGAACGAGGATCACTGTTAAATGGAAAGGCAAGCCGATCTTTATCGACCACCGGACTAAAGAGCGGATCGCGCTGGCGATAGCAGAAGACGATGCACCAATGATCGACCCGCAACCTGACGCCGAGCGCGTACAGCGACCGGAATGGCTGGTAGTTATTGGCGTTTGCACCCATCTGGGATGCATACCACTCGGGCAGGGCGGCAGCGAACCCACCGGAGACTGGGACGGTTGGTTCTGTCCGTGTCACGGTTCACATTACGACACGTCTGGCAGAATTCGGAAAGGCCCCGCGCCCCGCAACCTCGATCTGCCCCCTTACGAGTTCGTCACCGACACACGGGTCAAAATTGGGTGA
- a CDS encoding MFS transporter, translated as MARRNPEDTRFWRIAGAGAVFQGGSAAVDSATVVASLVHMLTGSALAVGYASTVLRLGWLLPQFAVGYLAERTDRRMPFYALGAYGRAITVAMIGILLWWGADWPQVDWPPVPLALGMLGLWTVYAFVSGVVAVPYNDIVGRAIPSERRSRMLAWRFFGGGVLAVLVAGFLRHALDVMPPLRAYALIFWLGAVLMIVSATLFVSAGEPATAARAPRDRPANLSGFLREGFSTLRQDHRFRLFLIFQWLGAATLMALPFYVVAASRSGLGAADVGTLLAAQTVGALASNPLWGHIGDQAGKLRLLGIVALVRLGPPVLVLLLVVTGSGLTGFAVLFFLIGAMMNGVTIGYLGYLLEISPDDRRPAYSAWFNSFAAPAALAPLVGGVVVSMIAIEAVFIAAILAALGQVAIAARLTRG; from the coding sequence ATGGCAAGGCGTAATCCCGAAGACACGAGATTTTGGCGCATCGCTGGTGCTGGTGCGGTGTTTCAGGGCGGGTCGGCGGCGGTGGACAGCGCGACGGTGGTGGCCAGTCTGGTGCATATGCTGACCGGTAGCGCGCTGGCCGTGGGCTATGCCAGCACGGTCCTGCGTCTTGGCTGGCTGCTGCCCCAGTTCGCGGTGGGCTACCTCGCCGAGCGCACCGATCGGCGGATGCCGTTCTACGCCCTTGGTGCCTATGGGCGGGCGATCACGGTCGCGATGATCGGTATTCTTCTGTGGTGGGGGGCCGACTGGCCTCAGGTCGATTGGCCTCCGGTTCCGCTGGCGCTCGGGATGCTGGGATTGTGGACGGTCTATGCCTTTGTCAGCGGCGTGGTCGCGGTGCCCTACAACGACATCGTCGGCCGGGCGATCCCGTCCGAGCGCCGCAGCCGGATGTTGGCCTGGCGCTTTTTCGGCGGCGGTGTTCTGGCGGTTCTGGTGGCGGGCTTTCTGCGACACGCGCTCGACGTGATGCCGCCGCTCAGGGCCTATGCGCTGATCTTCTGGCTCGGCGCGGTGCTGATGATCGTCTCTGCGACGCTTTTTGTCTCCGCGGGTGAGCCCGCTACCGCTGCAAGGGCGCCACGGGACCGTCCTGCCAATCTGTCTGGATTTCTGCGCGAAGGTTTCTCGACGCTGCGGCAGGACCACCGGTTCCGGCTGTTCCTGATCTTCCAATGGCTTGGTGCAGCGACGCTGATGGCGTTGCCGTTCTATGTCGTTGCCGCCAGCCGCAGCGGCCTCGGGGCGGCGGATGTCGGAACGCTGTTGGCGGCGCAGACTGTCGGCGCGCTGGCCTCGAATCCGCTCTGGGGCCACATCGGAGACCAGGCGGGCAAATTGCGCCTGCTGGGGATAGTGGCACTGGTGCGTCTCGGACCTCCGGTGCTGGTTTTGCTGCTTGTGGTCACGGGTTCGGGGCTGACCGGTTTCGCGGTGCTGTTCTTCCTGATCGGCGCGATGATGAACGGGGTGACCATCGGCTATCTCGGCTATTTGCTGGAGATCTCGCCCGACGACCGCCGCCCGGCCTATTCCGCGTGGTTCAACAGCTTTGCGGCCCCGGCGGCGCTGGCGCCGCTTGTGGGCGGTGTGGTGGTCAGCATGATCGCCATCGAAGCCGTGTTCATCGCTGCGATCCTGGCCGCGCTGGGACAGGTCGCGATCGCCGCGCGGCTGACACGGGGTTGA